Proteins encoded in a region of the Buteo buteo chromosome 11, bButBut1.hap1.1, whole genome shotgun sequence genome:
- the ARHGEF2 gene encoding rho guanine nucleotide exchange factor 2 isoform X1: MKEGKEKDARYTNGHLFTTITVSGMTMCFACNKSITAKEALICPTCNVTIHNRCKDTLPNCTKVKQKQQKAALLKNSSALQSVSLRNKTAIRERPNSAIYPSESFRQTLLGPRRGRPSLSLSKSVSTTNIAGTFNDESPLGIRRILSQSTDSLNMRNRTLSVESLIDEGPDVILNQLMSDFETDGKDFEADSWSLAVDNSYLQQHKMDVMKRQDVIYELIQTEMHHVRTLKIMANMFRKAMLEDLQVDPATVQKIFPCVDELSQIHERFLAQLLERRRESLAHDSNKNFVINRLGDILVNQFSGASAEQLKKAYSEFCSKHTKAVKEYKDLLARDKRFQQFIRRMTRSPLLRRHGVPECILLVTQRITKYPVLIERILKNSKDNEGDSVDLSRALKLVKELISSINEEVHTCEMNARLWDVYRRVDGRAKVQLPWESRAGVFGKDELLRRKLVHSGCMLWKTAAGRFKDVLVLLMTDVLIFLQEKDQKYTFPMLDKPAVISLQNLIVRDIANQEKGMFLISAAPPEMYEVHAASRDDRNNWMKVIQQTVSLCPSRQDFPLIETEIEASLRKLKDRILQHDRKITALLEEKVGLFADMLALASGCEEPSPTLAPRTLFHSDSVEGSRGEKLMHDAIREVECLKEIFTGAGRDRDQNNLAEAESCPSPGASNGDAGSFNGSLEFCRADSDAGQRDGNGNQLLQKVPQEEINQRLVNLYTLLHGLQAVVSQQDTLLELQLQEGPEKPSRRGSQPAPAEPAARTGEKPGTTELALLQRQHGLLQEELGRCRQLCQERAQEAAALETRLRDSEQERARLERELDEARRQLGVLRQEGGTRGRRGADPRRRSLPAGDALYLSFTPPQLSHGPHPASLSYHHPAFAPCPQEELDYRGVDPDQLREGEDALDALLEDEGLGSRHSPPASPRDFLRMQDIPEEVESSQELKEGDGGSSDS, translated from the exons CTGCAAGGACACGCTGCCCAACTGCACTAAGGTGAAGCAGAAG CAACAGAAAGCCGCGCTGCTGAAGAACAGCTCGGCGTTGCAGTCGGTCTCGTTGCGCAATAAAA CTGCCATCCGGGAGCGCCCCAATTCGGCTATCTACCCCTCGGAGAGCTTCCGCCAGACACTGCTGGGTCCCCGCCGTGGCCgaccctccctctccctctccaagAGCGTCTCTACCACCAACATCGCAGG GACATTCAACGATGAGTCTCCCCTGGGGATTCGGCGGATCCTGTCCCAGTCCACAGATTCCCTCAACATGCGCAACCGCACGCTGTCCGTGGAGTCGCTCATCGACGAAG GCCCCGATGTCATCCTCAACCAGCTGATGAGTGACTTCGAGACGGACGGGAAGGACTTTGAGGCGGACTCCTGGAGCTTGGCCGTAGACAACAGCtacctgcagcagcacaagatGGACGTCATGAAGCGCCAGGACGTCATCTATG AGCTGATCCAGACGGAGATGCACCACGTCCGCACCCTGAAGATCATGGCCAACATGTTCCGCAAGGCCATGCTGGAGGATCTGCAGGTGGATCCGGCCACGGTGCAGAAGATCTTCCCCTGCGTGGACGAGCTGAGCCAGATCCACGAGCGGTTCCTGGCGCAGCTCCTGGAGCGTCGCAGGGAGTCCCTGGCCCACGACAGCAACAAGAACTTCGTCATCAACCGCCTGGGAGACATCCTTGTCAACCAG TTTTCGGGTGCCAGCGCGGAGCAGCTGAAGAAAGCCTACTCTGAGTTCTGCAGCAAGCACACCAAAGCCGTGAAGGAGTACAAGGACCTGCTCGCCCGCGACAAGCGCTTCCAGCAGTTCATCCGG AGGATGACGCGATCCCCACTGCTCCGACGTCATGGGGTGCCTGAGTGCATCTTGCTGGTGACGCAGAGGATCACCAAGTACCCGGTGCTCATCGAGCGCATTCTGAAGAACTCCAAAG ACAATGAGGGTGACTCTGTGGACTTGTCACGAGCgctgaagctggtgaaggagcTGATCTCCTCCATCAACGAGGAGGTGCACACGTGCGAGATGAACGCACGGCTGTGGGACGTCTACAGGCGTGTGGATGGCCGTGCCAAAGTGCAGCTGCCATGGGAGAGTCGCGCCGGCGTTTTCGGCAAGGATGAGCTCTTGCGGCGTAAGCTGGTGCACAGCGGCTGCATGCTCTGGAAGACGGCGGCTGGGCGCTTCAAAG ATGTCCTGGTGCTGCTGATGACAGATGTCCTCATCTTCCTGCAAGAGAAGGACCAGAAATACACCTTCCCCATGCTG GACAAGCCGGCTGTCATCTCCCTGCAAAACCTTATTGTGCGGGATATTGCCAACCAGGAGAAGGGGATGTTCCTGATCAGCGCGGCGCCACCGGAGATGTACGAGGTCCACGCTGCGTCCCGCGACGACCGCAACAACTGGATGAAGGTCATCCAGCAGACGGTCAGCCT CTGCCCCAGCCGCCAGGACTTTCCCCTGATCGAGACAGAGATCGAAGCATCCTTACGCAAGCTGAAAG ACCGTATCCTGCAACACGATCGGAAGATCACGGcgctgctggaggagaaggtgggGCTCTTCGCCGACATGCTCGCCCTGGCCAGTGGCTGTGAGGAGCCCTCGCCTACCCTGGCCCCCCGTACCCTCTTCCACTCCGACTCGGTTGAGGGTTCCCGAGGGGAAAAGCTGATGCATGACGCCATCCGGGAAG TGGAGTGCCTGAAGGAGATATTCACTGGTGCTGGACGTGACCGGGACCAGAATAACCTCGCCGAGGCCGAGAGCTGCCCTAGCCCTGGCGCCAGCA ACGGTGATGCTGGCAGCTTCAACGGCTCCCTGGAGTTTTGCAGGGCGGATTCAGATGCCGGGCAGCGG GATGGGAATGGCaaccagctcctgcagaaggTACCCCAGGAG gagATCAACCAGCGGCTGGTGAACCTCTACACCCTCCTGCATGGGCTCCAG GCGGTGGTGAGCCAGCAGGACAcgctgctggagctgcagctgcaggagggtCCGGAGAAGCCATCCCGCCGCGGTTCCCAACCGGCCCCGGCCGAGCCGGCAGCACGAACGGGCGAGAAACCAGGTACCACggagctggcactgctgcagcgGCAACAcgggctgctgcaggaggagctgggccgctgccggcagctctgccaggagcGGGCGCAGGAAGCGGCAGCCCTGGAGACGAGGCTGCGGGACAGCGAGCAGGAGCGTGCCCGGCTGGAGCGCGAGCTGGACGAGGCCCGGCGGCAGCTGGGTGTCCTGCGGCAGGAGGGTGGCACGCGGGGACGTCGCGGGGCCGATCCGCGGCGGAGGAGTCTCCCGGCCGGAGATGCGCTCTATCTCAGCTTCACGCCACCCCAG CTGAGCCACGGCCCCCACCCTGCCAGCCTCTCCTACCACCACCCTGCCTTCGCCCCCTGCCCTCAGGAGGAGCTGGATTACCGGGGGGTCGATCCCGACCAGCTGCGGGAAGGCGAGGACGCCCTGGATGCGCTCCTGGAGGATGAGGGTTTGGGGAGCCGCcactccccccccgccagcccccgaG ATTTCCTGAGGATGCAGGATATTCCCGAGGAGGTGGAGAGCAGCCAGGAGCTGAAGGAGGGCGATGGGGGCTCATCGGACAGTTAG